A single Musa acuminata AAA Group cultivar baxijiao chromosome BXJ2-1, Cavendish_Baxijiao_AAA, whole genome shotgun sequence DNA region contains:
- the LOC103999641 gene encoding AAA-ATPase At3g28510-like translates to MLEHPASFAMLAMEPKKKQEIIDDLETFSKSQDYYAKIGKAWKRGYLLYGPPGTGKSTMIGCMANFLNYDVYDIDLTAVKDNTELRHLIVNTGSKSIIVIEDIDCSLHLSGSREAKKSNQGNKESVDEEKGDEGKSKATLSGPLNFIDGQKKVEGTSKVTLSGLLNSIDGLWSACGGERLIVFTTNHVEELDPALIRRGRMDVHIELGYCGFEAFKVLAKNYLEVEEHPLFEKVKDLLEKVNISPAEVAESLMPKNLRDEDKASQCLRDLVRTLDQKIQEEDGGKGKKETQVKQ, encoded by the coding sequence ATGTTGGAGCACCCGGCGAGTTTTGCAATGCTGGCTATGGAGCCTAAGAAGAAGCAAGAGATCATCGACGACCTGGAGACCTTCAGCAAGAGCCAAGACTACTATGCCAAGATCGGCAAGGCATGGAAGCGCGGCTACCTTCTCTATGGTCCACCGGGCACCGGCAAGTCCACCATGATCGGATGCATGGCCAACTTCCTCAACTACGATGTCTACGACATCGACCTCACCGCCGTCAAGGACAACACTGAGCTCCGCCACCTCATCGTGAACACTGGCAGCAAGTCCATCATCGTGATCGAGGACATCGACTGTTCCCTCCATCTCTCTGGCTCCCGAGAAGCAAAAAAGAGCAACCAGGGAAACAAAGAGAGCGTCGACGAGGAGAAGGGTGATGAGGGGAAGAGCAAAGCGACGTTGTCGGGGCCGTTGAATTTTATCGACGGTCAAAAGAAGGTTGAGGGGACGAGCAAAGTGACGCTCTCGGGGCTGTTGAATTCCATCGACGGTCTGTGGTCTGCATGCGGAGGCGAGCGTCTTATCGTGTTCACGACGAACCACGTGGAGGAACTCGACCCAGCTTTGATAAGAAGGGGGAGGATGGACGTACACATCGAACTTGGCTACTGCGGTTTCGAGGCGTTCAAGGTTCTTGCTAAGAATTACTTGGAAGTGGAGGAGCACCCGTTGTTCGAGAAGGTGAAGGACCTGCTGGAGAAGGTGAACATCTCACCGGCGGAGGTTGCGGAGTCGCTGATGCCCAAGAATCTACGCGACGAGGACAAGGCAAGCCAGTGTCTGAGGGATTTGGTTCGAACACTGGACCAAAAAATACAGGAAGAGGACGGAGGAAAGGGGAAGAAGGAGACGCAAGTGAAGCAGTAG
- the LOC135580975 gene encoding uncharacterized protein LOC135580975 has product MEAQKTKSKESPSVDPAMASCRKKKSDDASFMEDLRDHIDEFIHASMDEHKSCFKKTIQKMFGMSKVVAQRASETKEVESSLPLQTTVAQEGM; this is encoded by the exons ATGGAAGCACAAAAAACTAAATCCAAAGAGTCACCATCAGTTGATCCAGCCATGGCCTCATGTCGAAAGAAGAAATCAGATGATGCCAGTTTCATGGAGGATCTGAGAGACCACATTGATGAATTCATTCATGCTTCGATGGATGAGCATAAGAGTTGCTTCAAGAAGACTATTCAAAAG ATGTTTGGAATGTCTAAGGTGGTTGCGCAGAGGGCTTCGGAAACTAAAGAAGTCGAAAGTTCTTTGCCACTTCAGACAACTGTGGCCCAGGAGGGTATGTGA